The Salvelinus sp. IW2-2015 unplaced genomic scaffold, ASM291031v2 Un_scaffold2124, whole genome shotgun sequence DNA window TGCTTAAAATAATACTAGTTTTAGCCCGAGATCTCGTAAGTGCGGATGTGTTCCCCTTTTTTTATTGTAGGTCGCTGGTGATAGCTTTTGGCATTAGACTGCCGTTAGCTCAACTACGACGAGCTGGAATTGGGAGAGTGCACATTTATATGTATAGAGGTGAATCCATGGTGTTAACGTTTAGAGATGAATTTTCTACTATATTGCTATTAGACATAATATCTGACCAAGTAGCTTATAAGTATAGCAAAAGCTATAAAAATGCCTGTTTGGACTGCAGACTTTAGATGCTTGTAATCAGTTATACATTCCAACCTACCAGTGGCGCTCGTCGAGGNNNNNNNNNNNNNNNNNNNNNNNNNCCGTAGTATTTTGACCATCGCACGACTCCTGTGGGCCCGGCTTCTTGCTGGACTTCAGTAGATATCTCGAGCCAAAGCCATAAAAGACTACAGAGAGGCAGAAagatggtagagggagagagaggcgagagaaaggGTAACAGTAGGCGAGAGGGGGATGCGGATTATTAGGGTAGTGTGGCACATGTAACCTGTATGAAAAGGACAACATATCACCACATATTCCCCATGTGAAATGCATACTAAAGGACCAGATAAAGACAGACTCTGTGATTGAATAAAGGACATAAATATACATCTAAAAAACATATTTATCTCACTCATCAACATTGATGCTGGCCTTTGCACTGGTCTCAAAGAATCTGATCCCATGATCCTTTGCCAGCTGTCAACACAGAACGCAAGTGTGATTACAGCAGGATATGATGTCACTTCCCTCTCCTAATCAGCAGAGTttatgccacgttcaaaacaactgggaactcagaaaaatacgaggtcaaatcatgacgtcagtgagtCTTCAGTGAAAGTCGGAGCTCTTATCCCGTCAATGATCCACACATCCATTCATCATCACTAACAATCTGCACATCAGTGTCAATAtcattgaaagaaaacacttcatAATCAAAAACAATGATCATAAAAATTGTAGAGGCTCACCTTTTCCCCGTTCCTTGGATACCTTCCTCTTGCGCTCAATGTCACACTTGTGTTAGCTAGCAACATCCGGCTGACCCCCGCTGATGCATTCTGGGGATAAAAGATAGGAGTTGGCATCATCACATCATTTTATATTTCAATGACGTATCCTCAACTTCTGCCTTAGTTCTGCTCCCCAAGCACCCTCTAGGAGAGGCTTTAATTCAGCTCTAAATTGGAGCCACGTTCTAACTCTTGGTTCAGATGGAAAATCATGAACTAATTGAAAATGTTCACTTGAACGTGTATCTTTGTTAACTATGCAAACcaaattaaacaaatgtaaacatGGTTTTGGGAGTGCAGTTGATGCCCGTTATTCACTAAAGGCGCCCCTTAGAAAAACAGACTAACATCTAGTCTCAATGTAACCCTTGTTATTGTGGTTTATAGATGTTGCTcatgttcattttattgtttcaAATCCTTCCTAGAGTGAGAAAATGCTGCCCTCAGTTTCTTTCTGGCCTGTGTACATGTCTTGTTCCCTTCCCTCTTTCACAACTCTGTCTTGTGTTCCCTGTCACCAGTCAGTCTGTCGTGTTTTCCCTGTCAACATCAGTCTGTCGTATTTCCTGTCAACAGTCAGTCTGTGTATTTCTGTCACAGCAGTCTTGGTGTTTTTTCCTGTCAACAGTCAGTCTTTGTGTTACCCTGTCAACAGTCAGTCTTTGTGTCACCTGTCACATCAGGCTTTGTGTCACCCTGTCAACAGTCAGGCTTTGTGTTCCTGTAACAGTCATTCTTTGTGACCTGTCAACAGTCCGTCTTTGTTTTTTTACCTGTCCAACAGTCCGTCTTTGTGTTTTACCTGCCAGTCGTCTTTGTGTTTCCTGTCAACAGTCAGGTCTTGTGACCTGTCAACAGTCCGTTTTTGTGTTACCTGTCAACAGTCCGTCTCTTGTGTTGACCTGTCAACAGTCCGTCTGTTTGGACCTGTCAACAGTCAGTCTTTGTGACCACTGTCAAACAGTCCGTCTTTTTTTTTACCTGTCAACAGTCCGTCTTTGTGTTTACCTGTCAACAGTCGTCTTTGTGACCCTGTCAACAGTCCGTCTTTGTTTTTACGCTGTGTCAACAGCCGTCTTTAATGTGTTTACACTGTCAACAGTCCGTCTTTTAGTACCCTGTTCAACAGTCCGTCTTTGTGTTTACCTGTCACAGTCCGTCTTTGTGTTTACCTGTCAACAGTCCTCGCTTCTTTGTGTTGACCTGTCAACCAGTCAGTCCTTTGTGACCCCTGTCCAACAGTCCGTCTTTGTTTTTACCTGTCAACAGTCCCGTCTTTGTGACCCTGTCAACAGTCCGTTCTTTTGTTTTACCTGTCAACAGTCCGTCTTTGTGTTGACCTGTCAACAGTCCGTCTTGTGTTGACTGTCAACAGTCAGTCTTGTGACCCTGTCAACAGCCGTCTTGGTTTTTACCTGTCAACAGTCCGTCTTTGTGTTTACCTGTCAACAGTCAGCTCTTTGTGACCCTGTCAACAGTCCGTCTTTGTTTTTTACCTGTTCACACAGTCCGTCTTTGTGTTAACCTGCAACAGTCCGTCTTTTGTGTTTACCTGTCAACCAGCCGTCTTTGTGTTTACCTGTCAACAGTCCGTCCTTTGTTTTCCCTCGTCAACAGTGTCCGCTCTTTGTGTTTCCCTGTCAACAGTCCGTCTTTGTGTTTCCCTGTCAACAGTCCGTCTTGTGTTTACCTGTCAACAGTCCGTCTTTTGTGTTCACCTCTCAACAGTCCGTCTTTGTGTTTCCCTGTCAACAGTCAGTTTGTGTTTCCCTGTCAACAAGTCAGTCTTGTGTTTACCTGTCAACAGTCAGTTGCTTTGCGTGTTTACCTGTCAACAGTCAGGCTTTGTGGTTTACCTGTCAACATACGATCCACAGTCGCTTTTGTGTTATTGTCAACAGTATCTTCCCTGTCAACAGTCAATCTGTTTCCCTGTCAAACAGTCAGTCTGTTTCCCTGTCAAAACAGTCAGGCTGTTTCCCTGTCAACCAGTCAGTCCGTTACTCCCTGTCAACAGTCAGTCTGTTTCCCTGTCACCTCCTTGATGCTCTTCATCCAGTTCTGAATGTTCTCGTAGGACTTCTCATCTGTGATGTCATACACCAGGATGATGCCCTGAGAGATCACGGGAGACACGAGTcagacaaaaataaaacattgtgcAATTCAAAATCAACCTGATGGATGTAAGAAATATGATACTAATAGTTTCAGTCATGATCTTACACCCGTAATATTCTTTCATATCTAcaaaggtgaagagagagaaggccCGTTTATGCCTGGTGCTAAGATGCCccttttgtcctgatcttgtccacattctgattgtgctcacagttttagacaggtgtagatgattaaaTCACTTGTGATCTGattgagagagagttgagagactCACCATAGCTCctctgtagtaggctgtagtgaTGGTCTTAAACCTCTCCTGCCCTGCTGTGTCCCTGAAAACAGAATACATTAGGGGAAATGTTTCACCTTCTTCAAAAAGTAGCTCTTTGAACACCCtggagtacagatgtaggatcttaatttgagccagtttgctacgacaggaaaataatcctgcagcaacaggaaatgtgaattattatgtggattataattaatggacatttttgtaagggttgatacattttccataagggtaaatcaagtctgaaatttcaaagtggaaattacacatTTTAGAACCCGTTTTAAAAATCAAATACACTACATTTGATGCTTTGCAGGAAGATTCTCATCAACAAAAGCgtgattaaattaagatcctacatctgtagtaagCACTGAAACTACTGCAGATTTGTCTGTGTTGGCAGCTGTTCTTTCTCTACACATTTCCTGTTTTTCTAATGCAGCACCCAATTCAAAGAGTACACTGTTTACACATACATATCCAGAGTAATACAGCCTTTACACACGTGTGTCCAGCACATCATTTATCCACACTTCTGCAAAAACATTACGCTATGGTCACACTAATGTTCTCACAGCACAGAACGTAGAAGTTCCCCACCTACACACTGAGCTATGGTCAgcaaaggaggttggtggcaccttaaattggggagaacaggctcgttctaatgactggagcggaataagtggaatggtaacaaatacatcaaacacatggtttccaggtgtttggtgCCCTTCACTTTACTCCGTTCAtgccattctcccctcagcagcctcctgtgatggtCAGTATGGCATATCCCCCCCCTAATGGCTCAAGTCAGGATTTGGGGAGGTTAACCTGATCCTGTATCAAAGGACAACTTCTACCAGGGGTGTGGAATCCACAGAGATGAGACGTATGTTTTATGCCAYTTCAATAAACTCTTTACGGCTGATTCAGACTTCATGTCTGGCTTTCTGATAACTCACTGGCATTCACTGACAGATAAAACATAGGTGAAGTCATAGCCTACACCAAAGGCCTTGCCAGTCAATATCTCAGTGTACTCAGTGACATATGCCAGAtaaacactatatataaaaaagtatgtggacacctcttctaAAATTAGTgggttcggctatttcagccacacccattgctgacaggtgtataaaaatcgagcacaccgccatgcaatctccatcgataaacattggcagtagaatggccttactgaagagctcagtgactttgaatgtggcaccgtcataggatgcaacctttccaacaagtcagttcgtgctagagctgcccaagtcaactgtaagtgctgttattgtgaagtggaaacgtctaggagcaacaacggctcagccgtgaagtggtaggccacaaaagctcacagaacgggactgctgagtgctgaagcacgtaccgtgtaaaaattgtctgttgtaacactcactaccaagttccaaactgcctctgcatAAGAAGTGTTCATCGGGAGCttgatgaaatgggtttccatggccgaacagcctcacacaagcctaagatctccattcgcaatgccaagcgtcagctagagtggtgtaaagctcgctgccattggactctggagcagtagaaacatgttctctggaataatgaatcacgcttcaccatctggcagtccaaccgacaaatctgggtttggctgatgccaggagaacgccacctgccccaatgcatagtgccaactgtaaaatttggtgaaggaggaataatggcctggagCTGTTTTTAatgtttcgggctaggcctcttagttccagtgaagggaaatcttaacactacaacatacaatgacattctggacgattctgtgcttccaactttgtggcaacagtttggggaaggccctttcctgtttcagcataacaaagcccccgtgcacaaagccaggtccataaaaaatggtttgtcgagattggtgtgttAGAACTTGACTGGTttacccaggtggtaagggtaggcaacaacacatctgccatgttgattcgcaacactggggcccctcaggtgtgcatgttgagtcccctcctgtactccctgttcacccacgactgcgtggccaagcacgactccaacgccatcattaagtttgctgacgacacaacagtggtaggcctgatcaccgacaacaatgagacaacctatatggaggagttcagagacgtggcagtgtggtgccagaacaacaacctctctctctcaatgtgagcaagacaaaggagctgatcgtggactataggaaaaggaaggccgaacaggcccccaataacatcgacgggactgaagtggagcgggtcgagagtttcaagttccttggtgtccacatcaccaagacagttgtgaaaggggcacgacaacaccttttcggcatgggtccccagatcctcaataagttctatagctgcaccatcgggtggcaagtagcctagtggttagagcattggacttgtaactgaaaggttgcaagatcgaatccccgagctgacatggtaaaaatctgtcgttctgcccctgaacaaggcagttaacccactgttcctaggccgtcattgaaaataagaatttgttcttaactgacttgcctagttaaataaaggtaaaataaaaaaatcaagagcatcctgaccagttacATCAGTGCCTGGTATggatctgaccgtaaggcactacaaatggtagtgtgtacagcccagtacatcactggggccaagcttcctgacatccaggacctatatactagatgtgtcaaaggaaggcccaaaaaattgtcaacaactccagtcacccaagtcatagactgttctctctgctaccgcaaggcaagcggtaccggagcgccaagtctaggaacaAAAGCTCCTTAACAAGCTtcctaccccaagccataagactgctgaacaactatcaaatggccacccggactattacattgTCCCCCTTacatttcttaaactgcattgttggttaaggcttgtaagtagcatttcacggtaaagggCTACACCCTGTTTTAtttgggcgcatgtgacaatacaatttgatgatttgatttgtagtGTATATTGCAGCTATTGCTACTGGGTTGCATGCCTTTAGTCTAACAAGACGAATAAAATCTAAATCTTGCATTCCTAAGGTCTTGTACTCCAATCAGTGAGTGGTGACCCTTTGAGTGACATTTGGACAGAAAACCAACATAAACAGTTGGTTGTTTTGGTAAAAAGGGAGGTTCCTCTTTTCCTCTGAGAAAGAGAAGTTAGACACACGTCCAGAACACACGAGGAGTTGAATAAAATCTGTGTCGGTCCCATAACCGTCATCCCTCTTAGAGAGCAGCAAACAGTAGTCCTAATGGACCTTTCATTCTTTCTTTGCCTGGATCCTCTTCTCTTACCAGACTGGCAGTTTGACTTTCTTTCCCTCCACGTCTATCGTCTTTACTTAAAGTCGATGCCTGAAGAAGGATGGGcggatgacagagagaggggagggaggaggtcgacaggaagggagggaagacAATGAGTTAAATTCCCACACACATTGCAGCAAATATAGGTCATGCCAATTAAACCATTTTGACATGCGTGGAGGGTGAGACAGGCATTCCCAATTCATCAAACCTTCACTGGGATAGTAAagtctggctagctagttaaagtCTGTCTGCCCCATtctgccacaacacacacacacacacaccacacaacacacacacacccacacacacacacacaccacacacgtcacacacacacacacacacacacatcacacacacacaatcacaaccaACAGTTCTGGGTTTGTTATTGTCTGGGTTTCCTGCAGGACAGGacgtcagagaaagagagggatgcagagagagagagagagagagagaggacagagagagaggacaagagaagaTGGAAGTCTTAAACTGTGAATTCCAAGGGAGGACAACCATTTTTCTGATAATAAGACTGAAAAGAGATAGGAGATAGGAGGAATGGGGGTGGTGGACCCTCTGGGTaaagtggagggaggggagaggggataggAGAAGAATATAAAACAACAGCAGCACAGCAACAATGTAGGTGAACTACAATAGGGATATCAGATTGAGATATAGGAAGACAGTGATAGAGACGTGTAGAGACATGAACACAGCAGAACTGGAAACGTGAGATAACTGCGTGGTGAAAGTGATAAGAACTTGGCATTATATGTTAGCTGACAGAATGGTATCTATCTCAGCAATGAAGATTTTAAAGGGTTGCTGAATTAGGGGCCGATTAGGCTATAACCGATTWAWTGGGATTTCGTAGAGCTAGGATACATACCGATAGTTGATATGTAGGTTGAGTTGAAGTTGTCCTCAGCAAATCGAATAATCAGACATGTTTTCCCCACTCCACTATCTCCAATGAGTAATAATTTGAAAAGGAAGTCGTACTTCTTCGCCATAATGTCTTTCAAAGTTTTTGGTGAATGATCAGAAACTATGACCCTTTACAAAACTAGTACACTTTCCAATGTTCTTCTTATTTGTAACGCTTAAGAGGTTAACAAATGCCTTAAAAAGTATTGCTCAACATACACAAAGGTCAAAATTACACTCTCATTTCTCCTGGGGAGTGTCTGCTTTTCTTTAGCATAAAATCCGCTTGTTTTCCCTTTCCCTTGAAAACTGTCACCGGTAAATACGGTTCTCCCCCAATGTCTCTTTTGATCCGAGAAAAAATAGAACAGAACGCCACAAATTAAAAACGAGTTGGAACAAACGCTTCTGCACTTCAATGGGCTATACAATTCTACAGCGCCACaaagctttgttaaaatccattTATCAAGCCAAAATGTCAAGTTATTTTCTTCCAAAGGCCGATTAACATACATCCATTCCACACAGACAGGGCTACGTTTCGCCCAAAAACTTTCTCCTGCCGAAGTTCACGTAGGATTACGTAGAGGGAGAGGTTCAGTTAATACAGTGGAGGGAACAGACTGAAATGGGACAGCAGGAATGGCCTGCTTGTAGACAGCAGATGGCGCTCGACCATATGAATAAAGTCAATGGTTTCTCAGCTGTATTATAGAGCCCCYTGTACTGAAATATGTCATAATATCTCTGTGTACGTGTATCCTTAGTACCATATTTATTTTTCGTGGATAAAACAACGAGTAACAAACACGGTTTGACTGACAATTAAATGAAAAGATGAGGTGGATGAGAAATACAAAATTGAATGTCTCTATTAAAAATTAAGTGGTCTCTCCCTCACACTGCGAGAGAAATCTAACAAAATCAAATGTGCCAGTAAGGCTAGTTATACATGGCGCTGAACAAAACCTGTGTGTAGACCTGTGTGATTTGGAAGAAAGAGTTGACCTCACAAACATGGCCTCCTTTGCCTCGCCTCCTTGACACGTAATGGCGACAAAACACTTCCGGCCCCTGCTCCTCGGCCCCGTTCATTTATTAACTGTCAACTTCCGGTTGATCCTTCTTTTCGGCAACGGCTACAAACTCGCCAACATGCCAGTAAGTGCGCACACAGGCAATATAACCCTTGCTTCAGCCTTGGGAATTTTGTTTGAGCGGGACATGACCAGATCCATCGACGTATTAGAACTTTGCAAATATTCAGATTTATTTATATTCGGGATTATTCAACCAATGGATAGCTAGAACAATCTTAAACCGCGTGCCAAGCGCGTGCTGTGGTCTGCTGAATTGACGCAATATGGCGGCGTACATGCAATAGAAAGCATGGACTGACatgtaactagctagttaactagtttGATGTTTAGTGATTGTTTCTAAGCAATTGACAGCGCTTGTACACGATGCAGTTTGACTAGATATGCGCATTCCTTGACTTATGTTTGATAGTGGACGTACGGAGGCTTTAGCTAAACAAGCTAACGTTAAAAAGCGTAGGCTAGCCAGTACTAGCCAGGCGTTCACCCAACGAACATTTATGTCAAATGTTTTTGATTATACTAACTTATGTACACGTttcctgtatggacattgttttaaCTTGTTAGCTAACTAGATTATCAAATGGACTTTCCCATCTGCATTTTCTAAGATGGCCACCCTCTGGTTTCTCTTTCAGCTCGCAAAGGACCTGTTGCACCCAACCtccgaggaggagaagaggagtcaCAAGAAGAAGCGTCTTGTACAGAGCCCTAACTCGTATTTTATGGATGTCAAATGTCCAGGTTAGTGTGTCTCCCTGTAGCTTAGCTAGAAGTGACTCCCCGGCTCAGCTCACACCAAACGcagccgttattgtaaataagaatgtgttcttaacgtatttttttttaagtagtcaGTTAACTAAACTGACCATGGTTTAGTATCTAGGGATGTGGTCCCATATTCAACTGACAGGTCATTGGTTTGCCTGTCTTCAGTAAAACTGGTCAGTCCACCAAAGGGAGAGTTTGCATGGCCAATGGAAActcaacgccagggttgtgggtttgattcccacaggggaacAGTACAAAATGAATGCGCTCTTCTATAAGTTGTCAGATagatgacttaaatgtaaatctaGTCTGGTAGTTATTGATTACTGAGACTGACTTGTTTCTAGAGGGATGTGTAGTGACTTGCCTTTGTGTTGCCCATTCATTGTCTCCAGAGTGAATGAGGTGTCAACCAAGGCATACAGTAACCATGTGGTTGTCTTTTTTTGGAAAGGAGTCTCCACTGATTCCTTTCAATAACTGCAACTGCAAGAACACAACAGTAATTAGAacatcatttgtgtgtgtgatttgttggGACTGAGAACACGAGTAGGTCTCGTTCAGTTCAGGACATTGAGGTGAATGTTAATTTGTCTGAACTGTTCTCTCTACAGGATGCTATAAGATCACGACAGTGTTCAGTCACGCCCAGACAGTCGTCCTGTGTGTCGGATGCTCCACAGTACTGTGTCAACCTACAGGGGGTAAAGCACGCCTCACAGAAGGTACTATATTACACACACTCCGAGCCTTCCACACAGTGTCCAGGATGGAAAAATACTGTTGGACATAATTGATGCCTTTATGTGTTGCCCATTCATTGTCTCCAGAGTGAATGAGGTGTCAACCAAGGCATACAGTAACCTTGTTGGCRMTCTTTTGTTTGGAAGGAGTCTCCACTGATTCCTTTCAATAACTGCAACTGCAAGAACACACTAGTATACAGAAATAATACATTTCTAGTTGTAATAGTCTGACCTGCCACTCTCTAGGATCATGCCATGAGGTGTCAAATTAAACTCCTTTTTGTTATCCAGTTGTAAATGTAGTGACCACATTTACTGACCATGACCCAAATAATTTAATGTATTGCTTTTCAGTTGCCCCCATTGAAGCATGACCCTTGACCAGCTCAGCTGGCTTGGTTTGTGTTCACCACAGCTCAGGTTGGCAGTGTTTGTAGGGCTAGGAatggccagggacctcacaatattaTCATAACAATACTTagaggaaaattccacccaaaaccactcattcctATCATTTACAGTGTTACATAACACTGTGGGCAATAtgttttgtgaacaaatgtttcattttgttatgataaggttggtagcaacatgtaaaaatcattttggaaatctgttgcaggtcaagtcgactacaaaatccacaa harbors:
- the LOC112073017 gene encoding small ribosomal subunit protein eS27 isoform X1, whose protein sequence is MATLWFLFQLAKDLLHPTSEEEKRSHKKKRLVQSPNSYFMDVKCPGCYKITTVFSHAQTVVLCVGCSTVLCQPTGGKARLTEGCSFRRKQH
- the LOC112073017 gene encoding small ribosomal subunit protein eS27 isoform X2, whose protein sequence is MPLAKDLLHPTSEEEKRSHKKKRLVQSPNSYFMDVKCPGCYKITTVFSHAQTVVLCVGCSTVLCQPTGGKARLTEGCSFRRKQH